A window of the Brumimicrobium sp. genome harbors these coding sequences:
- a CDS encoding hemerythrin domain-containing protein, translating into MENKTKPIKRHESLKPFSREHHHSLLLGWKIRRGFGNGIPVERIKKYTDWFFVNFIEPHFRGEEKYMFPILGEDHELIKKAMSEHRRLTRLFNDTKDIEKSLHHIEEELERHVRFEERELFMIIQKHATEEQLAKIDEFHKELMFEENTEDEFWEEDK; encoded by the coding sequence ATGGAAAATAAGACCAAACCAATTAAACGTCACGAATCTCTTAAGCCTTTTAGTCGTGAACACCACCATAGTTTATTATTAGGATGGAAAATTAGACGTGGATTTGGAAATGGAATTCCTGTTGAACGCATTAAGAAATATACAGACTGGTTTTTTGTTAATTTTATTGAGCCACACTTCAGAGGGGAAGAAAAGTATATGTTTCCTATCTTGGGAGAAGATCATGAATTAATTAAGAAAGCAATGAGTGAACACCGCCGTTTAACTCGTCTTTTTAACGACACTAAAGACATTGAAAAATCTCTCCATCACATTGAGGAGGAATTAGAAAGGCATGTACGCTTTGAAGAGCGCGAACTCTTTATGATCATTCAAAAACACGCAACTGAAGAACAATTAGCCAAAATTGATGAATTCCATAAAGAACTTATGTTTGAAGAAAACACAGAAGATGAATTCTGGGAGGAAGATAAATAA